The genome window CCATCAGGATACTGCCCGAATTAATCGAAATGCTCCAGGATGAGGGTTTTACCTTCACCACGGTGGGAGAGCTGATAGACAGCAATTATTACTGATATTATAAAGAATTTAGGGAAAGGGCGTGATCACGATTTCCTTCCTGACTGCTCCCGTTCCATCTCCTAATTCCCGCCTGGAATTGGAGAAATTCGAGCTGGAGTCCGAAAAGATCAGTGAACCTTTGCAAATATTACATCTCAGCGATCTGCATTTTACACGCTGGGGGCGTCTTGAAGATAAACTTCTGGCTGAAGTAGCCGGTCTCGAGTTTGATCTGATGGTTATGACCGGCGATTATATAGATAATATGCGTAACTTTGATAAATTCAGAACATTTTTGCAGCAGCTGAGCCGGCAGGTTCCCGCCTTTGCCGTCCCGGGCAACCATGATTACCGATATGATCTGGATAAGATCGGCAGGGGGCTGTCCGGAGCCGGGATCCGCCTTCTCAGAAATGAACATGTGGAGCTGAAAGTTTCCGGCAGCTCGATCAATATCGTCGGTGTCGGCTGTCCGCGGATGGACAGGCACAGATTTGCCCATGCCTGTACGCCGAAGAAAAGCGGCAGCGGTTTTAATCTGGTGCTCTCTCATACCTATCAGGTTATCGAGCAGATTGAAGAGATGGGACGAACCCATTCTCTGCCCAGACAGGAACTTATTCTGGCAGGGGATACCCACGGGCGCCAGGTCGATCTGCCGGTGGTCAGATTCTTTTTTGATCTGATTTACCAGGAGGATTTTGTCTCCGGGCTTTTCGAGCTGGAAGGGGAAAATCTCGGTCATCTTTATGTCAACCGCGGTCTGGGAGTGAGTGCAGTTCCCCTGCGGATAAACTGTCCGCCGGAAATAACCCTGATAGAATTAAAACCGGTCGACCGCGATTGAATTTTTCCGCTTGCTTTCTTCAGGGAAGAGGCGGGATTTTTGATTATTTTAGAAGAAAGGATTTATTTTATTAACTGGAAGCTTTAAAGCTTCCAGTGGAAACCTAAAAATAAACTAAATTTTAAGGCCCTCACCTTTCATCTGTAAAAAAAACAAACCCGCGGAGTTGATATGAACATGAAAAATCTGAAAAAAATATCGATATTTCTGCCTGTCCTCATCATGGCTTTTATGGTTTTTGCAATTCCCGGGCTGGCCGAAAGTGGCGAAGAAATCAGCCGGGATGAACTTTCCTCGCAGGAATTCTGGGAGCTGCATCGAGAAGAAGCCCAGGAGGCGATCGCTGAAAATGGCAGCTTAAAGGATAATTATCGGCTGGCGGTCAGTCAGGCCAATCTGGGATACGTCAGAGAAACTATGGAGATGATCGATGAATTTGCCGATGATTTCGATGTCGATAAGCTGGAGGAAGAGATCGATAAGGAGCTGCATTTAGCCCGGATGGGTTCTGAGAATATTCTTTACATGAACTATGCTGCCTTTTATTACAGCATCATAAGGGAGCCGGAGGAAGCAGCCGGTTATTTCGCCCGCATTATCGAGCGCGATGAGGGCAATGTCTGGCCCTATAATTACAAGGCTACTCTTTATATCGAGGAGTTGGAAGACATGGATAGGGCCCATGAAATTTTGAAACAGGCGCTGGAGATTGAGGATAACGATTATACCCATCTTTTGCGAGCCTATGCCTATTATGAGTCAGGCAGCTATATCAGAGCTCTTAACAGCCTGCGCCGGGGGCGGGCTGCCATGGATGATCTGGAGGATATAATGTGAGCTGTCAGCGGATAGATCCGCAGCAATAACAGCAGGTTAACCGCGATTAAATTGAATTTAATCGAACTGGAAGGGGAGAACAAGTTGAAATCACCATCTAAAAAATTTCTGTCGGTTTTATTCCTGGCCATGCTGGCAGGATTTATTTTTTTGAATTTAGCCGGGAGTGAATTGAGGGCTGCTGAGGTTTCAGAAGAATCCCGGTATGTATTGATTCATCTGGACGGCATCTCGGGCGAAAATTTCTATAATAATATGGAGGCAGGCGAGCTGCCCAATCTG of Halarsenatibacter silvermanii contains these proteins:
- a CDS encoding metallophosphoesterase, which translates into the protein MITISFLTAPVPSPNSRLELEKFELESEKISEPLQILHLSDLHFTRWGRLEDKLLAEVAGLEFDLMVMTGDYIDNMRNFDKFRTFLQQLSRQVPAFAVPGNHDYRYDLDKIGRGLSGAGIRLLRNEHVELKVSGSSINIVGVGCPRMDRHRFAHACTPKKSGSGFNLVLSHTYQVIEQIEEMGRTHSLPRQELILAGDTHGRQVDLPVVRFFFDLIYQEDFVSGLFELEGENLGHLYVNRGLGVSAVPLRINCPPEITLIELKPVDRD
- a CDS encoding tetratricopeptide repeat protein, whose protein sequence is MKNLKKISIFLPVLIMAFMVFAIPGLAESGEEISRDELSSQEFWELHREEAQEAIAENGSLKDNYRLAVSQANLGYVRETMEMIDEFADDFDVDKLEEEIDKELHLARMGSENILYMNYAAFYYSIIREPEEAAGYFARIIERDEGNVWPYNYKATLYIEELEDMDRAHEILKQALEIEDNDYTHLLRAYAYYESGSYIRALNSLRRGRAAMDDLEDIM